TTCGCGCAGGTACTAGATCCGCTCGATGATGGTGCCGGTGGACAGCGCGCCACCGGCACACATGGTGATCAAAGCTGTTGACTTGTCGGTACGTTCCAGCTCGTGCAGTGCCGTGGTGATCAGGCGGGCACCGGTGCTGCCGACGGGGTGCCCCAGCGCGATGGCGCCGCCATTGACGTTGACCCGGTCGAAGTCCGGCTTGTGCACCGCGGCCCAAGAAAGCACCACCGAGGCGAAAGCCTCGTTGATTTCGACGACGTCGATATCGCCGATCTTCATGCCCGCGCGGTCCAGCACGCGCTGCGTCGACTGCACCGGGCCGTCCAGGTGGTAGTAGGGCTCGGCGCCGACGAGTGCCTGCGACACGATGCGGGCGCGCGGCGTCAGGCCCAGTGAGCGGGCCTTGTCCTCGTCCATGAGCAATACCGCAGCCGCACCGTCGGAAATCTGCGAGGACGTACCGGCTGTGTGAATACCCTCCGGCATAACGGGTTTGAGGTTTCCCAGAGATTCCAGGGTGGTGTCGCGCAGGCCCTGGTCGCGGCTGACCGTCAGGGTCTCACCGGTGGGGTTACCTTCCTTGTCCACCTGCGGCGCATCAAGCGCGGTGATCTCGCGATCGAATCGTCCTTCGGCCCATGCCTGCTTGGCCAGTGCCTGCGAGCGCACTCCGAGGCCGTCGACATCGGCGCGGGTGATGCCGCGGCGCTTGGCAATCCGCTCTGCTGCCTCGAACTGATTGGGCATGTCGATATCCCAGGACGCGGGGCGGGGGATGCCGGTGCCGCCGACGTTGGCGCCCAGTGGCACGCGGCTCATCGATTCGATACCGCAGGCGATGCCGGTGTCGATCGCACCGGAGTAGATCAGGCCGGCGATGAGGTGGTTGGCCTGCTGCGCGCTGCCGCACTGGCAGTCGATGGTGGTGGCACCGGCGGCTTCGGGCAGCCCGGCGTGCAGCCATGCCTGCCGAGTGATGTGGCCGCCCTGCTCACCGAACTGGGTGACACAGCCGCCGATAACCTGCTCGACTTCGTGCGGATCCAGACCTACACGGGTGATCACCGACTTCTGGATGCTGCCGAGCAGCTCGGCCGGATGCAGGCCCGCGAGCCATCCACCACGTTTGCCGATGGCGCTGCGCGTCGCTTCGACGATGACCGGATTACCCATGGAGCTGCTCCTTTGCGCTCTGAACGTTGACTTCACGGTAGAACACGTTCCAGTCTGGAAGCAATGAGAACGTGTTCTCCCCCCATCCACCACGTTTTGTCTGCGCTGATCGTGTGCTTCAATGGGGCTAGAGAGTGTCGTATCTCACTAAGCTCTCACTAGATGCTCTAACAAGATCGTCCCTGAATGACGCCCTGAAAGGCCATAGGAGTTCAACGTGGTGCACCCCAGCCTTCCCGCCGGTTTCGACTTCACCGACCCGGAGATCTACGCAGAACGGCTCCCGATCGAGGAGCTCAAGGAGCTACGGAAGACGGCTCCGATTTGGTGGCAGGAGCAGCCCGACGGCGTCGGCGGCTTCAATGACGGCGGGTATTGGGTCGTCTCCAAGCACAAGGACGTCAAGGAGGTGTCGCTGCGTAGCGATGTCTTCTCCAGCTGGGAAAACACCGCCATCCCGCGGTTTCAGGATGACATCACCCGCGAGGCCATCGAGCTGCAGCGCTACGTGATGCTCAACATGGACGCCCCGCATCACACCCGGCTGCGCAAGATCATCTCCCGCGGTTTCACGCCCCGGGCGATCGGCCGGCTGCGCGACGAGCTGAACGAGCGCGCTCAGCAGATCGCGAAGGCCGCCGCGGCGACCGGCTCGGGTGACTTCGTGGAGCAGGTGTCCTGCGAGCTGCCGTTGCAGGCCATCGCGGGTCTGCTCGGGGTGCCCATCGAGGACCGGGGCAAGCTCTTTAACTGGTCGAACGAGATGACCTCGTACGACGACCCCGAGTTCTCGCACATCGACCCGGCGGCATCGTCGATGGAGATCCTCGCCTACTCGATGGAGATGGCGAAGCAGAAGTCCGAGAATCCCGGCGAGGACATCGTGACCACCCTTATCAACGCCGAGGTTGAGGGCGAGGGCAAGCTCTCCGATGACGAGTTCGGCTTCTTCGTGATCATGCTCGCGGTGGCCGGCAACGAGACCTCACGCAACTCGATCACCCAGGGCATGATGGCCTTCACGCAGTTCCCGGAGCAGTGGGAGTTGTACAAGAAGGAGCGTCCGGAGACGGCGGCCGATGAGATTGTCCGTTGGGCAACACCGGTGACGTCTTTCCAGCGCACTGCGCTGGAGGACACCGAGCTTGGTGGTGTGAAGATCAAGAAGGGTCAGCGGGTGGTGATGATGTACCGCTCGGCCAACTTCGATGAAGAAGTCTTCGACGATCCGTTCAGCTTCAATGTCATGCGTAACCCGAATCCGCACATGGGATTCGGTGGCAGCGGTGCGCATTTCTGCATCGGTGCGAACTTGGCGCGGCTGACGATCAACCTGATGTTCAACGCCATCGCCGACCACATGCCCAACCTGGCTCCGGCCGGCGACCCGAAGCGACTGCAGTCTGGCTGGCTCAACGGCATCAAGCACTGGCAGGTTGATTTCAACGGCGCCAGCGGTTGCCCGGTTCTGCACTAGCCATTCAAAAGGAAACGCACGCTATGGATTTCGCTTTCGCGGAGGAGCAGCAGGCTGTCTCCGACGTGGTCGAAGCGGTACTTGCCGATCGGGAGTTCATCGGTGTGGTGCCCGAGGTTGGATATGACGACGGATTGTGGCAGTCGCTGGCCGCGAATGGGGTCCTGAGTCTTGCGCTGCCTGAACGGCTGGGCGGCGACGGACTGGGCCTGGCCGAAGTGTCGGTGGCGTTGCGCGTGCTCGGAAAGCACGGCGCATTGACGCCGGCGCTGGCGACGCTCGGATTCGGCGTGGTTCCCCTGGTGGAGCTGGCCTCTGTCGAGCAACAGGACAGATTCTTCGACGGCGTCGGCTCCGGTTCGATCCTCACCGCGGCCCTCGATGAGCCAGGGTCCGCGCTGCCCTCGTCGCCCTCGGTTTCCGCCGTGCGCGACGGTTCCTCGTTGGTGTTGAACGGTCGCAAGATCGGCGTTCTACATGCTGCCGAGGCAAATTGGATACTTGTCACCACCGACAACGGCGTCGTTGTGGTGGCACCCAACACCCCGGGAGTGACGATCACCCGGACGCCTACGGCCAGTAAAGCCGCCGAATACGCGGTGACCTTCGCCGATGCCTCGGTACCCGATTCGGATGTGTTGGGCGGGTCTGTTGAGCGTGTGAACGAGCTCGCCTTGGCGGCGGTCGGTTCCTATGCGGACGGATTGGTCTCTGGCGCCCTGCGCCTGACCGCCGATCACGTGTCCAACCGGGTGCAGTTCGGCAAGCCACTGGCTACCTTCCAAGCGGTTTCGCAGCAGCTGGCAGACGTGTATGTGGTCTCGCGCACGCTGAATCTCGGTGTCACGTCTGCGGTATGGCGTCTCTCTGCCGGGCTTGACGCGACGGAGGATCTGGACGTCGTGGCGTTCTGGATGGCCGCGGAAGCGCAGCGAGTCATGCAGATCTGTCATCACCTGCATGGTGGTCTGGGCGTCGACATCACCTACCCGATGAACCGCTACTACTCGACCATCAAGGACCTGAGTCGTCTGGTGGGTGGGTCCTCCGAGCGCCTCGACGTTCTCGCTGCGGCCCAGGTTT
This genomic window from Mycobacteroides chelonae contains:
- a CDS encoding steroid 3-ketoacyl-CoA thiolase; its protein translation is MGNPVIVEATRSAIGKRGGWLAGLHPAELLGSIQKSVITRVGLDPHEVEQVIGGCVTQFGEQGGHITRQAWLHAGLPEAAGATTIDCQCGSAQQANHLIAGLIYSGAIDTGIACGIESMSRVPLGANVGGTGIPRPASWDIDMPNQFEAAERIAKRRGITRADVDGLGVRSQALAKQAWAEGRFDREITALDAPQVDKEGNPTGETLTVSRDQGLRDTTLESLGNLKPVMPEGIHTAGTSSQISDGAAAVLLMDEDKARSLGLTPRARIVSQALVGAEPYYHLDGPVQSTQRVLDRAGMKIGDIDVVEINEAFASVVLSWAAVHKPDFDRVNVNGGAIALGHPVGSTGARLITTALHELERTDKSTALITMCAGGALSTGTIIERI
- a CDS encoding cytochrome P450, giving the protein MVHPSLPAGFDFTDPEIYAERLPIEELKELRKTAPIWWQEQPDGVGGFNDGGYWVVSKHKDVKEVSLRSDVFSSWENTAIPRFQDDITREAIELQRYVMLNMDAPHHTRLRKIISRGFTPRAIGRLRDELNERAQQIAKAAAATGSGDFVEQVSCELPLQAIAGLLGVPIEDRGKLFNWSNEMTSYDDPEFSHIDPAASSMEILAYSMEMAKQKSENPGEDIVTTLINAEVEGEGKLSDDEFGFFVIMLAVAGNETSRNSITQGMMAFTQFPEQWELYKKERPETAADEIVRWATPVTSFQRTALEDTELGGVKIKKGQRVVMMYRSANFDEEVFDDPFSFNVMRNPNPHMGFGGSGAHFCIGANLARLTINLMFNAIADHMPNLAPAGDPKRLQSGWLNGIKHWQVDFNGASGCPVLH
- a CDS encoding acyl-CoA dehydrogenase family protein, with product MDFAFAEEQQAVSDVVEAVLADREFIGVVPEVGYDDGLWQSLAANGVLSLALPERLGGDGLGLAEVSVALRVLGKHGALTPALATLGFGVVPLVELASVEQQDRFFDGVGSGSILTAALDEPGSALPSSPSVSAVRDGSSLVLNGRKIGVLHAAEANWILVTTDNGVVVVAPNTPGVTITRTPTASKAAEYAVTFADASVPDSDVLGGSVERVNELALAAVGSYADGLVSGALRLTADHVSNRVQFGKPLATFQAVSQQLADVYVVSRTLNLGVTSAVWRLSAGLDATEDLDVVAFWMAAEAQRVMQICHHLHGGLGVDITYPMNRYYSTIKDLSRLVGGSSERLDVLAAAQV